From one Macellibacteroides fermentans genomic stretch:
- the ndk gene encoding nucleoside-diphosphate kinase, translated as MERTLVILKPCTIQRGLIGEIISRFEKKGLRLVGAKMIWLTDEILKEHYAHLLDKPFFGRIKDAMEVCPVIVCCWEGVDAVQVVRTISGPTNGRIAQPGTIRGDYSMSIQENMVHASDSIETAKIELNRFFDPSEIFDYKRLCFSSLYAIDEV; from the coding sequence ATGGAACGAACACTTGTTATTCTAAAACCTTGTACTATACAGCGAGGTTTGATTGGAGAAATCATCTCACGATTTGAAAAAAAAGGATTAAGACTTGTAGGCGCGAAAATGATTTGGCTTACAGATGAGATTCTTAAAGAACACTATGCACATTTACTTGATAAGCCGTTTTTTGGTAGAATCAAAGATGCTATGGAAGTTTGTCCTGTTATTGTTTGTTGCTGGGAAGGCGTGGATGCTGTTCAGGTTGTAAGGACTATATCCGGACCTACAAACGGGCGAATCGCTCAACCGGGAACCATCAGAGGAGATTATAGCATGAGTATACAGGAAAACATGGTTCACGCATCCGACTCTATCGAAACAGCAAAAATCGAATTGAATCGTTTCTTTGATCCTTCAGAGATATTTGATTACAAACGTCTTTGCTTTTCAAG
- a CDS encoding DUF1015 domain-containing protein, whose amino-acid sequence MAIIKPFKGIRPPQALIEQVASRPYDVLNSEEARKEAEGNEKSLYHIIKPEIDFPVGTDEHDEAVYQKAAENFAKFQKNGWLVQDEKEQYYVYAQTMNGCTQYGLVVCAYVDDYMKGNIKKHELTRRDKEEDRMKHVRINNANIEPVFFAYPDNAELDALVKKYTAQTPVYDFVAAHDGFGHQFWIIDNEADMARITELFAAMPSLYIADGHHRSAAAALVGAEKAQQNPNHTGKEEYNYFMAVCFPADQLTIIDYNRVVKDLNGLTDEEFLAKVAENFVVEEKGEAIYKPGQLHNFSLYLSGKWYSLTAKQGTYNDNDPIGVLDVTISSNLILDEILGIKDLRSDKRIDFVGGIRGLGELKQRVDSGEMRVALALYPVSMKQLIDIADTGNIMPPKTTWFEPKLRSGLVIHSLD is encoded by the coding sequence ATGGCAATTATTAAACCGTTTAAGGGAATTAGACCCCCGCAGGCTTTAATTGAGCAAGTGGCTTCACGCCCTTACGACGTACTGAATTCTGAAGAGGCCCGCAAAGAGGCTGAAGGGAACGAGAAATCGTTGTATCACATCATCAAACCGGAGATCGATTTTCCGGTGGGTACTGATGAGCACGATGAAGCTGTTTATCAAAAAGCAGCAGAGAATTTTGCCAAGTTCCAAAAAAACGGATGGTTGGTACAAGACGAAAAAGAACAGTATTATGTATATGCACAAACTATGAACGGCTGTACCCAGTACGGACTGGTGGTTTGTGCTTATGTGGACGACTACATGAAGGGTAACATCAAAAAGCATGAGCTTACCCGTCGCGACAAGGAAGAAGACCGCATGAAGCATGTACGTATAAACAATGCTAACATAGAACCTGTGTTTTTCGCTTATCCCGACAATGCCGAACTGGATGCACTGGTAAAGAAATATACGGCTCAGACGCCGGTTTATGATTTTGTTGCTGCACACGACGGATTTGGTCACCAGTTCTGGATTATCGACAACGAGGCTGATATGGCCCGTATCACGGAACTGTTTGCCGCTATGCCTTCGCTGTACATTGCCGACGGTCATCACCGTTCGGCCGCGGCCGCATTGGTAGGTGCCGAAAAAGCTCAACAAAATCCAAATCATACAGGGAAGGAAGAGTACAACTATTTTATGGCTGTATGTTTCCCCGCTGATCAGCTTACTATCATCGACTACAACCGTGTGGTTAAAGATCTGAACGGTCTGACCGACGAAGAGTTTCTTGCAAAAGTCGCCGAAAACTTTGTAGTGGAAGAAAAAGGAGAGGCTATTTACAAGCCCGGCCAGCTTCACAACTTCTCATTGTATCTGTCTGGTAAATGGTACTCACTTACGGCAAAACAGGGAACTTACAATGATAACGATCCCATCGGTGTACTGGATGTAACCATCTCTTCCAATCTTATTTTGGATGAAATTCTTGGTATCAAGGATCTCCGGTCCGACAAGCGTATCGATTTTGTAGGCGGTATTCGTGGTTTAGGTGAATTGAAGCAACGGGTGGACAGTGGCGAAATGCGTGTGGCTCTGGCATTGTATCCCGTATCGATGAAGCAATTGATCGACATTGCCGACACCGGCAACATCATGCCTCCTAAAACAACCTGGTTCGAGCCTAAGCTCCGTTCGGGTCTGGTGATTCATTCACTCGATTAA
- a CDS encoding NAD(P)-dependent oxidoreductase: MTKVLIATDKPFAAVAVQGIREIMEAAGFELALLEKYTEKAQLLDAVKDVDAIIIRSDIIDAEVLEAAKNLKIVVRAGAGYDNVDLDAATAHNVCVMNTPGQNANAVAELVFGMLVYSIRNHFNGTSGTELLTKKLGILAYGNVGRNVARIAKGFGMKVYAYDAFCPAAIIENDGVKALGSTEELFEKCQVVSLHIPATPETKNSINFDLMSKMPKGATIVNTARKEVVDEAGLVKMFEERPDFVYLTDIKPSNDAELAEKYGARYFGTPKKMGAQTAEANINAGIAAAKQIVEFIANGVRKYQVNK, translated from the coding sequence ATGACAAAAGTATTAATTGCAACAGATAAACCTTTTGCAGCAGTAGCTGTACAAGGAATCCGTGAAATCATGGAGGCTGCCGGTTTTGAACTGGCACTCCTTGAAAAGTATACGGAAAAAGCACAGCTGCTTGATGCTGTGAAGGATGTAGACGCGATCATTATCCGAAGCGACATTATTGATGCCGAGGTACTTGAAGCGGCCAAAAATCTAAAGATCGTGGTACGCGCTGGTGCGGGATACGACAACGTAGACCTGGATGCCGCCACGGCTCACAATGTGTGTGTGATGAACACTCCGGGACAAAATGCCAACGCTGTAGCTGAACTTGTTTTCGGTATGTTGGTATATTCTATTCGTAACCATTTCAATGGAACATCGGGTACCGAGCTGCTTACCAAGAAATTGGGTATTCTGGCTTATGGTAACGTGGGCCGCAACGTTGCTCGTATCGCTAAAGGTTTCGGGATGAAGGTATATGCTTACGATGCTTTCTGTCCGGCTGCCATCATCGAGAACGACGGAGTAAAGGCTCTTGGTTCTACCGAAGAGTTGTTTGAAAAATGCCAGGTGGTTTCTTTGCATATTCCGGCTACTCCCGAAACTAAGAATTCGATCAACTTCGATCTGATGTCAAAGATGCCCAAGGGTGCTACTATTGTCAACACAGCTCGTAAAGAGGTGGTTGACGAGGCTGGATTGGTTAAGATGTTTGAAGAGCGTCCGGACTTTGTTTACCTCACCGATATCAAGCCATCCAACGACGCCGAATTGGCGGAAAAATATGGTGCACGCTATTTCGGAACCCCGAAAAAGATGGGTGCACAGACTGCCGAGGCCAATATCAATGCTGGTATTGCAGCAGCTAAGCAGATTGTTGAATTCATTGCAAACGGAGTTCGCAAGTATCAGGTAAATAAATAA